The nucleotide window TGATGGCTACCTTGCTGTTGCGGCTGGGCAGCTTCCGGCGGGCACTGCCGTTTCTGGTGCTGTTCGCGCTGGCCTCGCCGGCGGGCGTGCTGGTAAGCAACTACGTAGTGCTGGATGAGCTGCTGACGGGCGGCTGGTACGCGGCCCTGCTGGGCCTGGTAGCCGGCAACTTCCTGCACGTGTCTACCACTATTCTCTTCGAAACCAGCCCCGAGCACCGGCTGCCCTGGCCCAAGCTGGTAGCCACCATTGCAGGTACCGCGCTGGCCCTGCTGGTCGCGTAGGCTACGCTAGCGGCTAGGCTTAGCGTTAGCCAATATCGAGCGTGGGGGCACCGCCGAGTAGAAAACGCTCCAACTGAGCGGCGCGGGCCTGCTGGCGGCGCAGCTCCTGCTGCAGCTGCAGCAACCGTCGGCGCATTAGCAGCACCACGTCTATGCTTTCGGAACTCAGGCCCAGGTCGTGGTGCAGGCGGGCGAGGCGGGCCAGGTGGGTGGGCTCTTCCTCGAGCGTGTTGGGCGCTTCGGCCATGCGCAACAGCCCCAGATCCACAAATTCGCGCACAACTGCCTCGCTCAACCCGTACGTCGAAGCGCAGTCGTGGTAAGTGATGGTGATGAAATGAGTTTCCATAGGGGAGTGGTTCTATGGTTGATGGCTGAATGGTTGATAGTTGTTGGGGAGCTGCTGTTCTTCAACGTATAGTAGTGACTTATTGGAAGCGCTGCTGCGGCCTGGGCCAGGCAGAAAACCATCCAGCCACTCAGCCAGAATACCCTTAAGCCACTACTTCCGCAGGGCGGCAAGCTGACGGAGCAGGTCTTTTTCCTGGTCGGTGAGGTTGCTAGGAAGCGTGAGCGTGAGGCGCAGGTACAGGTCGCCAAACTGGCCGGGCTGGCGGTACACCGGGAAGCCTTTGCCGCGCAGGCGCAGGCGGGTGCCATTGGGCGTTTCGGGCTTGATGGTTATTTTGACCGGGCCTGCCAGCGTATCGACCTGCTGCTCGCCGCCCAGCAGCGCCGTGTAAATGCTCACGGGCACATCCATTGTCAGGTCGGCACCGGAGCGGGTATAGCGCGCATCGGGGCGCAGGCGGAAGGTAATAAAGAGGGAGCCGCTGGGGCCTCCGTTGCGGCCGGGGGCGCCCTGGTCGCGCAGGCGGATGGTTTGCCCGTCTTCCACGCCGGGCTGGATGGTGAGGCGCAGGTTTTTGCCGTTGACGATGAGCGTGCGCGGCCCGCCGTGGTAGGCTTCTTCCAGGGAAAGCTCTAACTCCGCTTGGTAGTCCTGCCCGGCTCCGGCGCGGCCGCCACTTGTACGGCCA belongs to Hymenobacter sp. J193 and includes:
- a CDS encoding J domain-containing protein, whose protein sequence is MDYKDYYKVLGVEKNATADQIKKAYRKLARQHHPDVNPNNPEAEQRFKEVNEANEVLSDPEKRQKYDQLGADWQRYQQAGSRGGGGGFDWSQYSQYGQPGGGGFGGNSPFGDEADFSDFFSSIFGNMGGGRTSGGRAGAGQDYQAELELSLEEAYHGGPRTLIVNGKNLRLTIQPGVEDGQTIRLRDQGAPGRNGGPSGSLFITFRLRPDARYTRSGADLTMDVPVSIYTALLGGEQQVDTLAGPVKITIKPETPNGTRLRLRGKGFPVYRQPGQFGDLYLRLTLTLPSNLTDQEKDLLRQLAALRK
- a CDS encoding chaperone modulator CbpM — its product is METHFITITYHDCASTYGLSEAVVREFVDLGLLRMAEAPNTLEEEPTHLARLARLHHDLGLSSESIDVVLLMRRRLLQLQQELRRQQARAAQLERFLLGGAPTLDIG